Proteins encoded together in one Chitinophaga sp. LS1 window:
- a CDS encoding transposase domain-containing protein, whose amino-acid sequence MGRKNYLFCGSHDAAQRAGLLYSLLVTCKLNNVNPYNWLKDVLSQDINEMPINRIKTLLPYNWKGQ is encoded by the coding sequence GTGGGCCGAAAAAACTATCTCTTCTGTGGTTCTCATGATGCTGCACAAAGAGCAGGATTACTTTACTCGTTATTAGTTACCTGCAAACTGAACAATGTCAATCCATATAATTGGCTGAAGGATGTTCTAAGCCAAGATATTAATGAAATGCCTATCAATCGGATCAAAACCTTGCTACCATATAACTGGAAAGGCCAATAA
- a CDS encoding DUF6443 domain-containing protein: MKKPKLLPLLYYCLLGTIVPGMAQVPSTAPRTLAIPVAKPGPLKTLKASSVRVWTPAMITTDPNAVFDTSRSTADVKLTTQYLDGLGRPFQTVVRRISPKGNDMVTTVAYDSLGREQYKYLPYVQQKDSAHNGKIKSDPFAAQASFYQDVNLNPGIADEHVYYSQTEYENSPLNRVLKTWAPGDSWAKTGGNHPIEMKYYYNSNDDAVRIWNIGITRKTCSGDVSYGASNTIIPTSSTTYNPGQLIKNVVIDEAGHQSIEYKDKNGQLILKKMQLADSPGPAHDGWLCTYYVYDDMNNLRFVISPLAVQKISSSNWVISQTIADELCYQYQYDARGRLIDKKIPGAGAVYMAYDSRDRLVFTQDAVQRQKSSPEWFTTFYDGLNRPYETAIYTSTATRDALQCSITTNLDDTATINLNLSSIPADLVVTAYKSTDNPYRATNSITFDAGYSSPDAAEIEAYIVNGGGITNLVATNPIPNISTSALTPLTYTFYDNYNYSGVQTFVSGDLPKLQAGNNPYSQPATSQSARINTLTTGSKVRVIGTDNWLTTTTYYDDEGRTIQAIADNNVGGKNIQSSLYDFNNKLLSTNITHTNPSGKATPQTNVLTMLTYDDAGHLISNKTRLNDNANTDQTIFATAYNELGFIQQKRLGVTGTSTQLDTLTYTYNIRGWLLGINKAFVNSSNTGNWFGEELNYDNGFDFMQFNGNIAGTKWKSLSNGIARAYGYNYDAINRLTKATFNEQKTAGAAWAVDKVDFTVNGISYDENGNISALKEQGLVGTASTTIDDLTYTYQDNSNKLLSVKDPSNTATAKLGDFIDKNLSGNDYDYNGNGNLIKDLNKNISAITYNYLNLPEQITILENNQAKGTITYQYSATGVKLCKTVVDNSVSPAITTVSDYDGIFMYKKDTLQYIAHEEGRIRPVYDSGKAVKYAYDYFEKDHLGNTRIVLGAQTDTSVYAATMETAKSGYENALFANIDNTREAIPAGYPADATTNPNTYVAKLNAVSGQKVGPSIVLRVMAGDTIQLGVKAFYKSTGTNTSSATSENILSALVQALSGSTISDGTHGVVDASSAFNASITPANYDQLKSKDPAENLSNKPKAYLNYVLFDDMFNMVDENSGVKQVQGSPDELQTLAVGKTAIKKTGFLYIYTSNESAENVYFDNLIISHNSGPLLEETHYYPFGLTMAGISSAAIKGAKYAENRMKYNGKELQSGEFSDKSGLEWYDYGARMQDPQIGRWMVLDPLSEKMRRWSPYNYAFDNPIRFIDPDGMQANDIRIIGDATFRQKSFEALQKATNDKLVLLTNGQVVKAGSKEISLSNTEIIGQPSKINSVSTINITASKSTKIVSDLISSNKTTWISETMDGNATSAADDNAASLKDDGSKGTGSDVYIYFNAYNTEASTDVHGGHQRPTFLGLIHEMIHATHMVNGQVDNKSSGKQDPEITNKVHLLDNDELNTRKEENIIRAEHNLPNRILPK, translated from the coding sequence ATGAAAAAGCCTAAATTATTACCTCTATTATATTACTGCCTGCTGGGAACAATTGTTCCCGGCATGGCACAGGTGCCATCAACAGCACCACGCACACTGGCCATACCCGTGGCAAAGCCTGGACCTTTGAAAACATTAAAAGCAAGTTCGGTGCGTGTTTGGACACCTGCTATGATTACAACCGATCCAAATGCAGTATTTGATACAAGCCGATCCACTGCTGATGTAAAACTGACCACTCAGTACCTGGATGGTTTAGGCCGCCCTTTCCAAACAGTCGTCAGAAGAATAAGTCCCAAAGGGAATGACATGGTGACGACTGTTGCATACGATTCCCTGGGTAGAGAACAATATAAATACCTGCCATATGTACAACAAAAAGACAGTGCGCACAATGGGAAAATAAAATCAGACCCATTTGCGGCACAGGCATCTTTCTACCAGGATGTTAATCTTAACCCAGGTATAGCAGATGAACATGTATACTATAGCCAGACTGAATACGAAAACTCTCCTTTAAACCGGGTACTCAAAACCTGGGCACCAGGCGATAGCTGGGCGAAAACTGGCGGGAATCATCCGATAGAAATGAAGTATTACTATAATAGTAATGATGATGCTGTTCGGATATGGAATATAGGTATTACCAGAAAAACATGCTCTGGGGATGTTAGCTATGGTGCAAGCAATACTATAATTCCTACCAGTTCAACAACCTATAACCCAGGTCAGCTCATAAAAAACGTCGTCATTGATGAAGCTGGTCATCAGTCAATAGAGTATAAGGATAAAAATGGGCAGTTAATATTGAAAAAAATGCAGCTGGCAGATTCTCCTGGTCCTGCACACGACGGATGGCTATGCACTTATTATGTATATGACGATATGAACAACCTACGGTTTGTCATCTCTCCTCTGGCTGTTCAAAAAATTTCATCGTCAAATTGGGTCATTTCTCAAACTATAGCAGATGAGCTGTGTTATCAATACCAATATGATGCACGTGGGCGATTGATTGATAAAAAAATCCCAGGTGCTGGCGCAGTTTATATGGCATATGATAGCAGGGATAGATTAGTATTCACACAAGATGCTGTGCAAAGACAAAAGTCCAGTCCTGAATGGTTCACTACTTTTTACGATGGGTTAAATCGGCCATACGAAACAGCAATCTACACTTCAACCGCTACGAGAGATGCTTTACAATGCAGTATAACTACTAACTTAGACGACACTGCTACAATAAATCTAAATTTATCATCCATACCTGCTGACTTAGTTGTAACTGCTTATAAAAGCACAGACAATCCATATAGGGCTACCAATTCAATTACATTTGATGCTGGATATTCTAGTCCCGATGCAGCTGAAATAGAAGCATATATTGTGAATGGAGGTGGAATTACTAACCTGGTAGCAACTAATCCAATTCCGAATATTTCAACGTCAGCACTTACACCACTTACTTATACTTTTTACGATAATTATAATTATAGCGGTGTCCAAACATTTGTAAGTGGCGACTTACCAAAACTTCAGGCAGGTAACAACCCATATAGTCAGCCGGCCACGTCACAGAGCGCAAGAATTAATACCCTCACTACTGGTAGCAAAGTTAGGGTGATTGGAACTGACAATTGGTTGACTACGACTACATATTACGATGACGAGGGCCGCACTATTCAAGCTATTGCTGATAACAATGTCGGGGGTAAAAACATACAAAGCTCCCTGTATGACTTTAATAACAAGTTACTAAGTACTAATATAACACATACCAATCCTTCGGGCAAAGCAACACCTCAAACTAATGTATTGACGATGCTGACGTACGATGATGCCGGGCATCTCATTAGTAACAAAACCAGATTAAATGACAATGCGAATACAGATCAAACAATATTCGCTACAGCTTATAATGAACTCGGATTTATCCAACAAAAAAGATTGGGGGTAACCGGCACTTCGACACAGCTCGATACCCTCACATACACCTATAATATCCGTGGCTGGTTACTTGGTATCAATAAAGCATTTGTCAATTCGTCAAACACAGGTAACTGGTTTGGAGAAGAACTTAATTATGATAATGGTTTTGACTTCATGCAATTTAACGGAAACATTGCTGGCACTAAATGGAAATCCCTTTCAAATGGTATTGCAAGAGCATATGGTTACAATTATGACGCCATCAACAGACTCACAAAAGCTACTTTCAATGAACAAAAAACTGCCGGTGCTGCATGGGCTGTTGACAAAGTGGACTTTACCGTTAATGGAATTTCTTATGATGAAAATGGTAATATCTCTGCATTAAAAGAACAAGGTCTGGTGGGCACTGCAAGCACGACCATAGATGATCTGACATACACGTACCAGGATAATAGTAATAAACTATTATCAGTGAAGGATCCAAGCAATACGGCTACTGCCAAATTAGGTGACTTTATAGATAAGAACCTGTCAGGAAATGATTATGATTATAATGGAAACGGCAATCTTATAAAAGACCTGAATAAGAATATTAGCGCCATTACCTATAATTATCTCAACCTCCCTGAACAAATCACTATACTGGAAAATAATCAAGCCAAAGGTACAATCACCTATCAGTATAGTGCCACTGGTGTCAAACTTTGTAAAACAGTCGTTGACAATTCTGTCTCCCCTGCCATTACAACCGTTTCCGACTATGACGGAATTTTCATGTATAAAAAAGATACCTTACAATACATCGCTCACGAAGAGGGTCGTATTCGTCCGGTATACGATTCCGGCAAAGCAGTAAAATATGCATACGATTACTTCGAAAAGGACCACCTGGGAAATACCCGTATTGTCTTAGGCGCTCAGACAGATACAAGTGTGTATGCAGCCACTATGGAAACTGCAAAAAGTGGGTATGAAAATGCTTTGTTTGCCAACATCGATAATACCCGTGAGGCTATACCCGCTGGTTATCCTGCAGATGCTACGACCAATCCCAATACATACGTAGCAAAACTCAATGCGGTGAGTGGACAGAAAGTAGGTCCATCTATTGTATTACGCGTGATGGCTGGAGACACTATTCAACTAGGAGTGAAGGCATTTTATAAGAGTACCGGTACTAATACATCCAGTGCTACAAGCGAGAATATTCTGTCTGCACTGGTTCAGGCACTCAGTGGATCTACTATTTCAGATGGTACCCATGGTGTAGTAGATGCCAGTTCAGCATTCAATGCTTCCATTACTCCGGCTAACTATGATCAGCTAAAAAGCAAAGACCCTGCTGAAAACCTCTCAAATAAACCAAAAGCCTATCTAAATTATGTCCTCTTCGATGACATGTTCAATATGGTAGATGAAAACAGTGGGGTAAAACAGGTACAAGGCAGCCCGGATGAATTGCAAACACTGGCTGTTGGAAAAACAGCGATAAAGAAAACAGGTTTTCTTTATATTTATACAAGCAATGAGAGTGCGGAGAATGTTTATTTTGATAATTTAATCATATCTCATAATAGTGGACCTTTGTTGGAAGAAACGCATTATTATCCTTTTGGTTTGACAATGGCGGGGATTAGTTCAGCGGCTATTAAGGGCGCAAAATATGCCGAGAACAGGATGAAATATAATGGGAAGGAATTGCAGAGTGGAGAGTTTAGTGATAAGTCTGGCCTTGAATGGTATGATTATGGCGCGAGGATGCAAGACCCGCAAATTGGTAGATGGATGGTTTTAGATCCTTTGTCAGAAAAAATGAGAAGATGGTCGCCCTATAATTATGCTTTTGATAATCCGATTAGGTTTATTGATCCGGATGGAATGCAGGCAAATGACATAAGGATTATTGGTGATGCAACATTCAGGCAAAAATCTTTTGAGGCTTTGCAAAAAGCAACAAATGACAAATTAGTGTTGCTTACTAATGGGCAAGTGGTTAAAGCTGGCAGCAAGGAAATATCTTTATCTAATACTGAGATTATCGGACAGCCATCTAAAATAAACTCTGTATCAACCATCAATATTACGGCAAGTAAAAGTACCAAAATTGTTTCTGACTTAATCTCGTCTAATAAAACTACTTGGATCTCAGAAACAATGGACGGCAATGCAACAAGCGCTGCGGATGATAATGCTGCAAGTTTAAAAGATGATGGTAGTAAAGGAACTGGTTCTGATGTATACATTTATTTCAATGCATACAATACTGAAGCATCTACCGATGTACATGGAGGTCATCAAAGGCCAACGTTCCTTGGACTAATACATGAAATGATTCATGCAACTCATATGGTAAATGGGCAAGTTGATAATAAATCATCAGGTAAACAAGATCCTGAAATCACCAACAAAGTCCATCTTTTAGATAATGATGAATTAAATACAAGAAAGGAGGAAAATATTATTCGAGCGGAACATAACTTACCAAATAGAATTTTACCGAAATAA
- the ltrA gene encoding group II intron reverse transcriptase/maturase yields MIATNKKPAKLVNKKSANAVLRSAENWDSIKWSYHRTIVKKLQLRIAKATQLKKFRKVKTLQWLLTHSFSAKLLAVRNVMQNKGSKTPGVDGIIIKTPEEKLTLAKNMKRRGYQPSPLRRIYIPKAGNMKKLRPLGIPTITDRCQQALYTLALIPVSEVTADLNSYGFRPQRSCADAIAQSFITLARRGSPTWILEGDIKGCFDHISHEWMDNNICLDKVIMNKWLKAGFIETGKLFPSLDGIPQGGMVSPVMCNMTLDGIAQMLANNFKQHKGITFIRYADDFIVTGHSKETLEKEVKPAITAFLKERGLELSEEKTKVTHITEGFDFLGQNVRKYPSRGKLKLLIKPSEKNIHSFLENIRELFHLARSTTQAQLIQKLNPKIRGWANFHRGVVSKKTFSRIDNEIWHLSLRWAKRRHSNKSVKWILSKYYKRIKGVNHRFSGNDLQKNGILQEVPLFLMSYTSIRRHVKILKSAHPFDIKYDEYFEMRTSEKWKYNSQRLNIEKHIGNFQKGKCPCCLEELKVNQNWCISLRRKASKGGEYKSENMNVIHKKCYEKWQTKTLHM; encoded by the coding sequence AATGCGGTCCTCAGGTCTGCGGAAAATTGGGATTCCATCAAATGGAGTTACCACCGCACAATCGTCAAGAAGCTTCAGTTGAGGATTGCGAAGGCTACACAGTTAAAGAAGTTCAGGAAGGTTAAAACCCTCCAATGGCTCCTTACACATTCCTTTTCTGCCAAATTGCTGGCAGTAAGGAATGTTATGCAAAACAAAGGGAGTAAAACACCAGGAGTGGATGGCATCATTATCAAAACACCAGAAGAAAAGCTAACATTAGCAAAGAACATGAAGCGTAGGGGATACCAACCTTCACCGCTCAGACGCATCTATATTCCAAAAGCCGGCAATATGAAAAAGCTCAGGCCGTTAGGAATTCCTACCATTACTGACAGGTGCCAGCAAGCACTATACACGTTGGCTCTGATACCAGTATCCGAAGTCACCGCAGATCTGAACAGTTATGGCTTTCGTCCCCAAAGAAGCTGCGCTGATGCTATAGCCCAATCTTTTATTACATTGGCAAGAAGGGGGTCTCCTACATGGATACTGGAGGGTGACATAAAGGGATGCTTCGACCATATCAGTCACGAATGGATGGACAACAATATTTGCCTAGACAAAGTGATTATGAACAAATGGTTAAAAGCTGGATTTATCGAAACCGGCAAGCTATTTCCTTCACTAGATGGTATTCCCCAGGGTGGGATGGTTTCGCCCGTCATGTGTAACATGACACTGGACGGGATCGCGCAAATGTTAGCAAACAACTTTAAGCAACACAAGGGCATCACCTTCATCAGATATGCAGACGACTTCATCGTAACAGGACATTCTAAAGAAACACTGGAAAAGGAGGTCAAACCGGCTATTACAGCCTTTTTGAAAGAAAGGGGACTGGAACTATCAGAAGAAAAGACCAAAGTCACCCATATAACAGAAGGCTTTGACTTCCTCGGACAAAACGTGCGCAAATACCCCTCTCGGGGAAAGCTCAAACTCCTGATTAAACCCTCGGAGAAGAATATTCATTCCTTTCTCGAAAATATCAGGGAATTATTCCATCTGGCGCGGAGCACCACACAAGCCCAACTCATCCAAAAACTAAATCCCAAAATCAGAGGATGGGCCAACTTCCATCGAGGTGTTGTATCAAAAAAGACCTTTTCCAGAATTGACAATGAAATTTGGCACTTGAGTCTTCGATGGGCCAAACGCCGTCATTCAAATAAGAGCGTAAAGTGGATACTATCGAAATACTATAAACGTATTAAAGGGGTAAACCACAGGTTCAGCGGCAATGATTTACAAAAGAATGGAATACTACAAGAAGTACCTCTCTTTTTGATGTCTTACACATCTATTCGTAGACATGTTAAGATCCTTAAATCAGCACACCCTTTTGACATAAAGTACGATGAATATTTTGAAATGCGAACATCTGAGAAATGGAAGTACAACAGCCAAAGATTAAACATCGAAAAGCACATTGGTAACTTTCAAAAAGGTAAATGCCCCTGCTGTTTGGAAGAATTAAAGGTTAATCAAAACTGGTGTATAAGTCTGAGAAGGAAAGCCTCTAAAGGTGGAGAATACAAATCAGAGAATATGAATGTCATTCACAAAAAGTGTTATGAAAAGTGGCAAACGAAAACATTGCATATGTGA